A part of Halobacillus shinanisalinarum genomic DNA contains:
- a CDS encoding Gfo/Idh/MocA family protein, producing MIEAVLIGAGNRGMFAYASYALKHDHEVSFIAVAEPNEERRLRFANDHNIPKENQFASWEELLDQKQLCEALVISTQDKQHYEPTMRALEVGYDILLEKPMSPDPLETLEMAEKAEKLNRSLTVCHVLRYSTFFSELKRLVDEGRIGDIMSVQWNENVGVQHHAHSFVRGNWSNSGTSSPMLLQKSCHDIDLLLWLIDGECTTVSSFGSLTFFNEKHAPEGSTDRCTDGCVVEHECPFSAIKLYHNEKDNWPQNVVTLNPNLDERMKAIKEGPYGKCVYRSDNNVVDHQVVNLEFDNEVTVAFTMSAFTDETSRTFKIMGTKGEIHGSTAANELKVNYFTGRKEIITPERIEGGHGGADNMIMRDFIQQSTYKRKGRKTSGKESAKSHLIAFAAEKSRDTGQTIRLNDFMSSLKKSQLN from the coding sequence ATGATTGAAGCAGTCTTAATAGGGGCGGGGAATCGCGGCATGTTTGCATATGCTTCCTATGCCTTAAAACATGATCATGAGGTATCTTTTATTGCTGTGGCAGAACCAAATGAAGAAAGACGCTTAAGATTTGCTAACGACCACAATATCCCCAAAGAAAATCAGTTTGCTAGCTGGGAGGAACTACTAGATCAAAAACAGCTCTGTGAAGCACTAGTTATCAGTACACAAGATAAGCAACACTATGAACCTACCATGAGAGCTTTGGAGGTAGGCTATGATATTTTATTAGAAAAACCGATGTCACCTGATCCCCTTGAAACATTGGAAATGGCTGAAAAGGCTGAAAAGCTTAATCGTAGTTTGACCGTTTGTCACGTACTGCGATACTCTACTTTTTTTAGTGAGCTAAAACGACTGGTTGATGAAGGAAGAATCGGCGATATTATGTCTGTTCAGTGGAACGAAAATGTGGGCGTGCAGCACCATGCTCACAGTTTTGTAAGGGGGAATTGGAGCAATTCGGGTACTTCAAGTCCTATGTTGTTACAGAAATCATGTCATGATATTGACCTATTGCTATGGTTAATAGACGGAGAATGTACGACTGTTTCATCGTTTGGCAGCTTAACGTTTTTTAATGAAAAACATGCGCCTGAGGGATCAACTGATCGGTGTACAGATGGGTGTGTGGTTGAACATGAATGTCCATTTTCTGCAATCAAATTGTATCACAATGAAAAAGACAACTGGCCGCAAAACGTGGTAACGCTTAATCCTAACTTAGATGAACGTATGAAAGCGATTAAGGAAGGCCCGTATGGGAAATGCGTTTATCGGTCTGATAATAATGTGGTGGATCACCAAGTGGTTAACCTAGAATTTGATAATGAAGTAACTGTTGCCTTCACCATGTCTGCTTTCACCGATGAAACGAGCCGGACTTTTAAAATCATGGGGACAAAGGGGGAAATTCACGGCTCAACTGCAGCAAATGAGCTTAAGGTTAACTACTTTACCGGTAGAAAAGAAATTATTACTCCTGAAAGGATTGAAGGTGGTCATGGTGGAGCTGACAATATGATAATGAGGGACTTTATTCAACAAAGTACCTATAAAAGGAAAGGTAGGAAGACCTCTGGAAAAGAGTCGGCCAAAAGTCATTTAATCGCCTTTGCAGCTGAGAAGTCAAGGGACACAGGTCAGACTATTCGTTTAAATGACTTTATGAGTTCACTTAAGAAAAGTCAATTGAACTAG